A window of Daucus carota subsp. sativus chromosome 2, DH1 v3.0, whole genome shotgun sequence genomic DNA:
AAGGCTCTAATGGTGGAAATATTTGCTACGGGAGAGTAAGTATCAAAGAAATCAACACCTTTCTTTTGTCGATGTCCACCAACCACTAACCTGGCTTTGTATTTTTCAATTGATCCATtagatttatatttctttttaaaaatccaCCTGCTTCCCAGTGCTTTACAACCTCGAGGAAGATCACATAAAACCCaagtattattattcataatggACTCAATTTCACTATTAATAGCCTCTCGccaaaaattagaatcaattgaTCTCATAGCCTCCTCATAGGTTTTAGGGTCTTCTTCAAGAATGAAAACATTTATCTCCTGCTCACCTACAAACTCTTTTTCAGTCAAAAAAGTAGTTAGAAAATCAGGCACAAAACTAGTCTCGACTCTAGCTCTTTTACTCCTTCTAGGCTCATGATTTGCATCGGTAGATGTAATATTATGATGTGACACTGATGAAGAAGATCCAGATGCTAAACATGATTGCACATTAGCTTTCATAGGAAAAATATGCTCAAAAAATTCAACGTCTCTTGACTCTTTAAATGGACCAAAACCAGATGCATCTTTAAGAATAAGTCTATATGCACCACCATTAAAACCAACAAAAATACCATCAACAGTCTTGCGACCAATTTTACTTCTTTGAAAATCTAGGAGCCCAATTTTTCCCAAACACCCCCACACTTTAAGGTAACTCAAGTTGGGCGCGAAACCCTTCCATAATTCATAAGGAGTTTTATCAGATTTTTTATGCGGCACACGATTAAGCACATAGCAAGCATATAAAATAGCTTCACCCCACATATTAGAAGGCATTCCTGAACTGATAAGCATAGCATTCATCATATCTTTAAGAGTTCTATTTTTTCGTTCAGCTACCCCATTTTGTTCAGGCGTATATGGTGCTGTAACCTCGTGAATAATCCCATTGAGTTCACAAAATTTCTTTAGAGTTGCTCCATCATATTCACCACCCCTATCTGTTCTtaaccttttaatatttttattcaattgtTTCTCAACTTCAGCcttataaataagaaatttttctTCGGCCTCATCTTTCGAACTCAACAAGTAGAGCTTGGTGAATCGTGAAAAGTCATCcacaaaagtaatataataacgTTTACCTCCTCTACTCATAGTGTTCTTAAAGTCACCTAAATCACTGTGAATTAATTCAAGCAATGTCGAAGACCGGTTTCCGATTTTATTAAAGGCCTTTTTAGGGTGCTTTGCTTCAACACATACTTcacatttatcaaaagatgTATTGCTGAATTCAGGGATTAGCCTAAGTTGTTTAAGCCTTTTCACAGAAGCAACATTTACGTGACCCAGTCTAGCATGCCATAAGGTAACAGATTCAGCAATATAAGCGGAAGCAGTAGCAATTTTATTATCAGTCAAAATATCAAGTACAAACAGCCCACCATTACAAAAGCCTTTGCCCACAAAATCACCATTTTTAGTAAGAACAAGTTTATCAGATTCAAAGGTTAATTTAATACCAGCTTTGTTCAATAAGGCTCCAGAAATCAGGTTTCTACGAATATCAGGGACATGCAAAACATTATGCAAAGCAATAGTTTTTCCAGAAGTAAGTTTAAGAGAAACCTTTCCCTTTCCAAGTATACTCACAGTGCTTGAGTTGCCCATGAAGACACATTCTCCATCAGATGCTTTATCATAGTCCTGGAACATATccttatttgaacaaatatgacGAGTTGCACCGGTATCCACCACCCATTCAGAAATATTGCTCACCAAATTTACTTCAGATACAACAGCAGCTATGATTTCTTCAGTGAGATTGGCCTGAGTCTGAGATTTGTCTTCCTTTGTTTTTGAACCAGGTCCCTTTCCTTGCCTACACTCCTTTGCGGCATGCCCGAATTTTCCACAAGTGAAGCAATTTCCTTTAAACTGCCTTCTCCCTTTGAAGttcttatttttcattttagtgCCATGGAACTGATTTGGACCTTTACCTTTTGGTCCTTTCGTATGACCTGCATCTTTTGACTCAACAAGATTAGCAGTAAATGAAGAATGACCAAGTGTTGTTTCATTTGTTTGAATTCGATTTTGTTCCTCAATCTTGATGTGAGACACTAACTCTTGCAGAGTGAAGTCCTTCTGTTTGTGCTTTATAGAATGAACATATGTTTGCCAAGATGGTGGTAATTTTTCAAGAAGACAATTAGCTTGAAACATTTCacaaattttcattccttcagcAATAATATCAGCACATAAATATTCATACTCATGAACTTGTTGAAGAACAGGCTTATCATCAGACATACGGAAATTTAGCCAACGACTACATGCATATTTCTTAGTCCCATAATCATCAGAACCATACTTGGTTTTTAAAACATCCCAAATTTCTTTGGCCTTTAAGGACTTGCTATAGATTAAATATAAAGCAGATGTCATATAATGCAATAACATTCCACGACAAGTCTTATTATCCTTCTCGAAATCTTTTCCAGAATTTTCAGGGGCTGAGTCTTTAGTGAGACAATAATCTACTCCAATTTGACTCAAGAAAAACTCCATCTTATCCGAtcacattttataatttttcccaTCAAAAGGGTCTAATTTAGACATATCAGGAATAAAAGTATTGGAATTCATGGTGGCAGATAAGCTATATGCTAACACAAAATTCAACTTTAGAATGTAGGAAAAGAAGAGAGCAAACCGAAAAGAACTTGAGAGAATGAAGGAGTCGTGGCGTGAATTAACACTGCCCTAAAGTTGAATTTGCCCCGCTACGTACACACGGCCTCTTGGCAATCAACCTCCAAGGTTACACGACTTCTATTTCTTTGGTGTAGTACAAAGAAATAGATTGAAAACACTCTTGATCATTGTCCAAAAATATACTTATATCTATATGAGAGGAAaattgtttttgtgtgtgtgcaaACATGAGGGGGAGACCTCCTTTTATAAGAGCTCAAACTTGTAACTCCAAGAATGGCCAAAAGATACCATTAATTCAAGGAGGTAAAAAGGCTCCAAAGTGAAAAGTCACAAACTGAAAAGTCTTGAAGATTTTTCTAGAAGTCTAGAAGATTTTTCtagattttttcttttaaagcaaactatagaaataatatttatattaatattaattctaaCAACCTAACCATTCGCATGATCCTTTCTCTATGTGTCATAACTGGAAACATCGGAGGTGGTAGGTTCAACTTAAAAATCTAGCTTATTCCGGACTTATAAGTTGAACGTAAAAAATcttaaacttataaattatttatttattaaattataatatcaccTTCTCATTATATCTAGTCTTTTAATCTTATTTTCCAGTAAAATTCTGAATGATCAAATATTAAAGAATTATAAGTTAAATTATTCgaatattatgaaaatttacaaatcatattatatttatactcaTTCTGTCTCTTTCAtctgtttacagtttttttacactgcttgacacgcattttaaggcgcatctAAAACAtggtttcataatttattttcaaaatttttctttgtttatgaaaaattaaacactaaacttttattcaaaagagaaaaaaaattcaaaataaaatatcaaactatactttacaagagcattagaatgcgtgccgagtccCCATCTgccaatgtaaacaattaaagaggatggagggagtatctatAATCTGCTGCTTTATTCTAAACGATAAGCAACATATCTTAAGTCGAGGAGAACGAAACCTTTTATTTTCTAAAGAGTTAtatgcaattggcaccccttatgtttggacataatgcacattgcacctaatagttttggaaaatacactttgcatccccagacttttaacccgtggacactttgcaccctttccgttaatttctgccgttaccgttaacttttgcaggggcattttgggaaatttaattatatttaattaaaatcagacctttatttaaattttctgaccatctaaacaatatttttcggaaaaacttaaaaaacgaaagttgtagagaataaaaagatctttttagaataataaggttcaaaatataaataattatttaaaaacgattgttcatttttacaagatttctaatttttgaattttttttagaataattataaaaagaattacgaaaattttgaaccttatagttttaagaagatttttttattctctacaactttcgttctttaaatttttccgaaaaatatcgtttagatggtcagaaaatttaaataaaaatccgattttaattaaatataattaaatttcccaaaatgcccctgcaaaaatTAACAGTacggcagaaattaacggaaagggtgcaaagtgtctacgggttaaaagtctagGGCTGCAAaatgtattttccaaaactattaggtgcaatgtgcattatgtccaaacataaggggtgccaaTTACATATAACTCTTTTCTAAATGTATTTTGATCAGATTACTGTTTACCATCCACGGTATGACAGTAAAAAATTGTAGTAAGTGGCAACGCCGAGGCCTGTGAGCGTATCTTGAATCTTGATAGGTTTATTTTGGAGTGTCGGGTTTGATGGGACAGCATAGACAATAGAATAGAGATAGCTGTCATTTTATCCTACtctccaaattttttttttttttttgacagatccaaattatttatttagaatataCTGTAACCGATAATAGTTTATTTATCCTCTCTGTTTTGTTTCTCGTTCCACGTTCTCTCAGTCTCTGGTATCAATTTCTATACGTTTTTTCTTTTAGAATGTATCATTATTTGTtccaaaataacaaattttaatagtataaattactattatatttaatatttttttcaactaTCTCTAGTTTATGGCTAGCTGTCCACAGGACCACAGCCATTGGAGttaagtactccctctgtctcttaTACTAGTCTAGTTTGTCTTTATCATGTTTGACAACACACATTTtcaatcgttaatatctttaatttcgtattagtattaaatatgaaaatttcaaCGTATTAAAGTACTAATGAATATAAATCCAACAATATCACTCAtcactatatttagtcttataaattagacgtaaattagtaatttgtcttaTGTTATGAACAATCCtgacatatcaaacgagaaaagtaaatagaaacagagggagtaacacaCAAGTTTTGGGCCATTGGATGCATATCCGGCAGccatgattatattaatatcttaataTGTCCAGTGTTTTTTTACCGCTGGATGGTTGTATGGGAATATCCCCGTTCAGCGGTAAAATAACGCTGGacatattgaaattttaatataatcccGGTCGTCGGATATGTATCCGACCCAAAAACTGTGGGCTAACTAAACAGTCCCCGACAAATTATATGCCGGGAACCCGGACccctttataataatataaaatactattacaTCCACTACCTTCCTCcaatatctcaaatttattattaaatataaattgataataGTGTATTTTATCTAACTtcatttactttttatatatattttttagtccGACTCTCCGTGTCTCAACCCAATATACACAGTTAGTTGGATGGCGAGACTCTGTGTTTACTTCGTCATATAAAATGCGAAATATCAAGAATTTCTCTTTTGTTAGTACGTTTAATACCACCAAACCAAAATCACAATagtaatatttagaaaaatgcaAACTCATGAGTTAAATATCTTgataagaaaagaaagatacTGAACTCCATAATACTGATGGGCCAACATATGCAATACAGCCCACAGGCTGAAGGCCCCTGTCTGAACCTGAATGAATCATCAACATTTTTAGTAAAAATGTAGGAAAACTCTGGTTTCAGTGTTATGAgtactagccttaaacccgttcaaagctatataattttaaattaattattaattattatataataataatatatattaatgttaataaatttatttttttgttttttaactaattataaattatatttaaaagaataatggtggagtttttatcttgtaataTATCAAGCTGTTTAGAGATGTAAGATTATAAGAACTCTATGTGTAGCAgatttttagttataaagtgaATCACCGAACCAACATGATCAAACCAAAAtttatagtatagatttatatTCTTACTTCTGTTACCTCACCCCGAACCAACATAATTTTACTGGGCTCTCAAGAAGCCCAAACAACAATACCAGTCCGGCCTATAATTTATTTCTCCGCCCAGAAGAGTTCGGCCACAGCAGCtgtgttttaaatatttattttatttttaaaaataaattttttatttcaaagagaaaattatatttcttcacaGTTGTTGGCCGTTACTGTAATATTTatagtaatatttattttatatattaaaatctcatttcaaatctatatattttagaaaaagtcTGACAATCTCTCCCCTCCCAAGTCCCAATCCAATTCGGTTTTTGTATCTCCATCTCTACAGCTCACCCTTCTGTAAATCCATTGTATACTAATCtgctaaaaaagaaaaaaaataatttgtactcttttgttttgaacttcattTATTATAGTTGTTCTATCTTCTTAAACGTTCAAGTTTAGTAAACACCTCGGTTTTTAATTTCTTGTTCTTGAAAGCAGTCAACAATCTGGGGACTTTTTATGACCCATCTACTTGATTCTTCACAAGAACTAATCTTTCCGCCAAATCATTTCAATTTATTCAAAACCAGACAACCCCAGATGCTTAAATTTCTTGTAAATATCTGATTGTTATGGATTTTCCATTGCTGAGCCCCCTGGTTTTGTCAATTGGGCTTCTTTTCAGCTTCTCTGCATTGCTTGTTCAATCCCTGGAGAAAGACGAGGACCCTGTTAAGCCTCACCGCTCACCGCCTCAAATGCCACCTCCCCCGGTGTCTCCACCTCCACCATtgcctcatcatcatcatatatCCCCACCACCGCCTCATAAGAAGAATTCCCACCATACCAATCAGCCTATAAAGAGTGATAGGTCTCGAAATGGTGGAGGTCACAAGAGAAAAAATCGTGATTTGGGAAAGAAAGTTGGGTTATGGTTTATTGGTGTAGCAGCTGGATTGCAAGTTTGTGTGCTCGGGTTCTTGGTACACCAGAGATGGCAATTTTTCGGAGAGCAAGACTTCTTATAGTGTGTCTGGATTTGGTGTAGCCTATAGCGTTTGGCGGTTTCCAATTTGTATATGGATAAGGATGATTTATGACTGCTGGTGTCTACATTTTGATGCTGCTAATTGAAATTGGTAAACCTCGATGAACATTCTTTTATAACGTGTTAGTCAATTCATTTAACTCATTAGTTTTTCCGATGTCTCGTTTACTTATAGTCATTTATAAAGACATGTCATATCTACACCTTCTGTAGTGTGTTGGTGTTGAACCTGATAGCTAAATTCTatgtaattattaattaagatagaactcttggaattttttgttgtttctcCAAAACCGAAGCTTTAGTCCTCCGCATGGGAGTTACGTACCAGGTAATCTTTGATGGATGAGTATTGTAGTTTTGTGGGCAATAAAACATTTTTCAACATGACTCCAAGGGCCAAGCATTAGACTCATGCATCTCTATGACCTCTTTGCATTTAGAGAGAATTTTATGAACCTAGTTGCTTAAGATCAAATGCTCATATACAAGCACGAAACAATTGGCTCTAGCTTGAATCGGTTCAAATTGCTATTAGCTTCTGTTAATAGAAGAGCAAATATGTCTCTTTATGAGACCATATTGTGGTTGTATTCAATTGTATGGTTTATTGACTAGtaaattctaaataaaattcTGGTTTCTGAACAACACCTAAGAATTGAGATAATTATGCAATAATAAGATTAATTAGTACTATGTAGTATATCAAATCAAGTAAAATCCCTTATTTGAAGAAAAGCTTGGGTGAATTTTAAAGTAACTGATAAGTCTGGTATAATAAGTTTATGTGTATGTTGACCTGAGAAAGGTATACCCTTTTTTTTAAGGAATAACAACAATGGAATTCTTGCTAAAACCTGAGCACTTACATCTGCTCTGATCATTAGCTTCTTAATAGTTAACAAGTCTTTGTATGATTCTTATTTGACCTTGTGAGTTCGCGCCTAATAtctatgttatattattatgattagGCAAGATAAAGGATTAGAATGAAACTTGAGAAAAAGACAAGAGGTAAGACGTAAGAGTGAATTAGAACTTAATGGAATTTAAGCTAAAACCAGTAGTTAAAAGCCACAACGGAAGATAAAGAGACTAAGAGAGACATTGAATATATAAACTTAGTCAATACCAATGAACTGTTGGTTTTGGCTGAAATAGTTCTAGCGTGGACATGGGCTTTGAAGTCGAGATCTGTATATCAGAGAGTGATGCATGATCTGATTGTTTTTCTTCATTGTTAAGCCACTGAGCTTTGCCTTTTAGAGGCCACTCACTAAAGAATTGGTGAAAGCCCTCTTGATTCTCTTCACCTCTATCCACTTTGATTGACCTGGCTGGCTTAAAATCATTGCCAAGAATAAAGCAATGCTTCTTTGAGTCTCTGTCTTCTTCTTGTCTTCTATGTTCTTTAATTTTTCCATGATCATTGATGGCCCGGAAGTAGTCAGAGGAAGCCACTTCTGATGCTGTATATGATTCATGTTGGCTTCTCACAGTCCTGGAAACCCCTGGGAAGAAAGCGCTTTCATCATCCCTCATACCTTGCATAAACCTGCAAGTATCAAATTAAAATGGAAGAGCAGTCAAGACATTTTCTTAACTTTTTCTGTATATTTCATAGATGCTTATCTTTTAGGACATAAAGAAAACCTATAATCTTTATATGTCTGATAGGGGGATTTGGATTCCATAAACATTTGCTGAGTTCTGCTGTTCTGATGCATAGGAGAGGACTGGGAGTAGAGGGAATCAGGGTGAATCAGTGCACTAGTTTGTATGGCTGGCTGGTCATGGGCAGAATTTAAGTGGATTTTCATGACTGGTGAGGTAGTATTAGTTGTAATAGCCTCAGGTTTTCTTGAATTGTTTCGGCCTCTGTGCATGTGTTTTTCACAGTATTTGGATTCCCTGTGAGCGTCTCTTGAGCACCTCCACTTCTTCCCATCTGTTCTTTTGCACCTCCCAGGTTCCAGGTCTTCTTTCCTGGTAAGCCCCTTGTGATAATATTCCCATCTAGCTGCAGAACCTATAAATTAACTTAATCT
This region includes:
- the LOC135150556 gene encoding uncharacterized protein LOC135150556; translated protein: MDFPLLSPLVLSIGLLFSFSALLVQSLEKDEDPVKPHRSPPQMPPPPVSPPPPLPHHHHISPPPPHKKNSHHTNQPIKSDRSRNGGGHKRKNRDLGKKVGLWFIGVAAGLQVCVLGFLVHQRWQFFGEQDFL
- the LOC108210085 gene encoding growth-regulating factor 5, with the translated sequence MMGSVQNRYFLTASQLEEFKHQALIYNYMVSGVPVPTDLLFALKRKLDFSSTLCLHKESSAARWEYYHKGLTRKEDLEPGRCKRTDGKKWRCSRDAHRESKYCEKHMHRGRNNSRKPEAITTNTTSPVMKIHLNSAHDQPAIQTSALIHPDSLYSQSSPMHQNSRTQQMFMESKSPYQTYKDYRFMQGMRDDESAFFPGVSRTVRSQHESYTASEVASSDYFRAINDHGKIKEHRRQEEDRDSKKHCFILGNDFKPARSIKVDRGEENQEGFHQFFSEWPLKGKAQWLNNEEKQSDHASLSDIQISTSKPMSTLELFQPKPTVHWY